The following nucleotide sequence is from Pseudomonas sp. RC10.
CTGGTCGGACACTTCATAGGCGAAGCGCATTTCGTGGGTCACGAGCAGCATGGTCATGCCCTCTTCGGCTAGGCCCTTGATCACGCTGAGCACTTCGCCGACCAGTTCAGGGTCCAGCGCCGAGGTCACTTCGTCGAACAGCATCAGGCTCGGGTTCATGGCGATGGCGCGGGCGATGGCCACACGCTGTTGCTGACCGCCGGACAACTGGCCCGGATAGTGATTGCGACGCTCCAGCAGGCCCACCCGCTCCAGCCATTTCTCGGCCAGCGCAACGGCCTGATCCTTGGGCAGCTTTTTCACTTTCAGCAGGCCCAGGGTGACGTTCTGCAACGCCGTGAGGTGCGGAAAAAGGTTGAATTGCTGGAACGCCATGCCAGTCATGGCACGGTGCTGGGCGATGACTTTTTCAGGGTGGCGCACGCGCTTGCCGTTCACGTCGCTGTAGCCGATGTCCTGGCCTTCAAGGCGAATGTGCCCGCCCTGAAACTCTTCCAGCAGGTTGACGCAGCGCAACAGCGTGGTCTTGCCCGATCCGCTGGAGCCGATCAGGGTCACCACGTTGCCCTTGTTCATTTTCAGGTCCACGCCCTTGAGCACTTCAACGGGGCCGTAGGATTTGTGCAGCCCTTCGATGCTCAGCAGAGCCGGGGCGGCGGTCGCGGTTTGAGTCTGTGTCATGGCAAGGCCACCCGTTTTTCGATTTGCCGCCCGAGAAGCTCGATGGCGTAGTTGATGACGAAGAAAAGGAATCCGGCGAACAGGTAAAACTCAAGGGTCATGAAGTTGCGGGCGATCACTTGTTGCGTGCTGAGCAGCAGCTCCGCCACGCCAATCACCGACAGCAACGTCGAGGCCTTGACGATTTCGGTGGACGAGTTGACCCAGGTCGGCAGGATCTGGCGCAGGGCCTGAGGCAGCAGCACGTAGCTCAGGGACTGGCTGAACGTCAGGCCAATGGCCTTGCCTGCTTCCAGTTGCCCGCGAGGAATCGCCTGCAGCGCGCCGCGCACGATTTCCGCGACGTGGGAGCCGCAGAACAGCGTCAGGCCCAGTGCCCCGGCGTTGAAGGCGGTGATCTGCCAGCCCATGGCCGGTGCCATATAAAAGCAGGCCAGCACCAGCACGAAGACCGGCGTGCCGCGAATCAGGTCGACGTAGGCGCGAAACGGCAAGCGTGCCCACCATTTGCCGTAGGTCAGGATCAGACCGGCAAACACGCCAATCACGGTGCCGCAGATGATGGCAAGGCCCGCGCACTGCACGCTGGTCAGAAAGCCGTTCCACAGGGCTTCGCGGGCGATCCACAGTTCATGCAGCCAGGTCGGTTGTTCGTACATGTCGGCCTCCTAGCGGCGAATCGCCAAGCGCTGTTCGAGGTAGCGCAAGAGCATGGCGATGAGGTAACAGGCCGCGACATACAACGCCGTGGTCACCATCCAGGTTTCGATCACCCGGTAGCTCTCGACGTTGATCTTGCGCGCGTAATAGGTCAGTTCCGGCACAGCGATGGCGGCTGCCAGCGAGGTGTCCTTGAACAGCGAAATGAAGTTGTTCGACAGCGCCGGCAGCACGTTGCGCAGCATCACCGGCACGATGATGTACGCCCTCACCTGCCATTCGCCCAAGCCAATCGCCAATCCCGCTTCGCGCTGGCCTTTATGAATGCT
It contains:
- a CDS encoding amino acid ABC transporter ATP-binding protein, encoding MTQTQTATAAPALLSIEGLHKSYGPVEVLKGVDLKMNKGNVVTLIGSSGSGKTTLLRCVNLLEEFQGGHIRLEGQDIGYSDVNGKRVRHPEKVIAQHRAMTGMAFQQFNLFPHLTALQNVTLGLLKVKKLPKDQAVALAEKWLERVGLLERRNHYPGQLSGGQQQRVAIARAIAMNPSLMLFDEVTSALDPELVGEVLSVIKGLAEEGMTMLLVTHEMRFAYEVSDQIVFMNQGRIEEQGPPKALFEQPKSARLAEFLKNIRF
- a CDS encoding amino acid ABC transporter permease; the protein is MYEQPTWLHELWIAREALWNGFLTSVQCAGLAIICGTVIGVFAGLILTYGKWWARLPFRAYVDLIRGTPVFVLVLACFYMAPAMGWQITAFNAGALGLTLFCGSHVAEIVRGALQAIPRGQLEAGKAIGLTFSQSLSYVLLPQALRQILPTWVNSSTEIVKASTLLSVIGVAELLLSTQQVIARNFMTLEFYLFAGFLFFVINYAIELLGRQIEKRVALP